One window from the genome of Engraulis encrasicolus isolate BLACKSEA-1 chromosome 16, IST_EnEncr_1.0, whole genome shotgun sequence encodes:
- the LOC134465931 gene encoding purine nucleoside phosphorylase-like, with protein MLNRLGADAVGMSTVHEVIVARHCGMRVFALSLISNQAVMDYESEERANHEEVLQTGDERAQQLEKFIATFVSRLEELGGGAANGANGASC; from the exons ATGTTGAACAGGCTGGGAGCGGACGCAGTGG gcATGAGTACAGTTCATGAGGTCATCGTAGCGCGTCACTGCGGCATGCGAGTCTTcgccctctccctcatctccaaCCAGGCCGTCATGGACTACGAGAGCGAGGAGAGAGCCAACCACGAGGAAGTCCTTCAG ACTGGTGACGAGAGGGCTCAGCAGCTGGAGAAGTTCATCGCTACCTTCGTTTCCCGCCTGGAGGAACTTGGAGGAGGAGCGGCTAACGGGGCCAACGGCGCTAGCTGCTAA